In Oscillatoria acuminata PCC 6304, a single window of DNA contains:
- a CDS encoding type II toxin-antitoxin system VapC family toxin gives MSFLIDTNILLRSADPTHSMHADAVTATNILLDRGEDVCIIPQNLIEFWNVYTRPADKNGLGHSPGETAAEVNRLKGLFLLLPDRLAIYSEWERLVLSYGVRGVNVHDARLVAAMLVHGLTHILTFNIKDFARYAEVTAVHPMEMRSP, from the coding sequence ATGTCATTTTTGATTGATACTAATATTCTGTTGCGGAGTGCGGACCCTACCCATTCCATGCACGCCGATGCGGTAACAGCGACAAATATTCTGCTTGATCGAGGGGAAGATGTTTGTATCATTCCCCAAAATTTAATTGAGTTTTGGAATGTTTACACCCGCCCTGCGGATAAGAATGGGTTAGGGCATTCCCCAGGGGAAACCGCTGCTGAAGTCAATCGGTTAAAAGGGCTTTTTTTGCTGTTACCGGATAGGTTAGCCATTTATTCTGAGTGGGAACGGTTGGTGCTGAGTTATGGGGTGAGGGGAGTTAATGTCCATGACGCGCGGTTGGTGGCAGCAATGTTGGTGCATGGATTGACTCATATTCTGACTTTTAATATCAAGGATTTTGCCCGGTATGCGGAAGTAACGGCAGTGCATCCGATGGAGATGCGATCGCCCTGA
- a CDS encoding YifB family Mg chelatase-like AAA ATPase — MLATVWSASLVGINAVKVGVEIDVSGGMPGIVVVGLPDTAVQESKERVKAALKNSSYAFPMRRIVINLTPADLRKEGPCFDLPIAIGILAASEQVSAQLLGDFLFLGELSLDGTLRPVAGVLPIAAAAQEMGITALVVPEGNVGEAAVVKGLQVYGCKHLCDAIALLNNPSQYKPTQLDGKVPFAPHPFGGLDLQDVKGQAHGRRALEIAAAGGHNLIFVGPPGSGKTMLAKRLPGILPPLSFEEALEVTQIYSVVGLLKNRGALIGDRPFRSPHHSASGPSLVGGGSYPKPGEISLAHRGILFLDELTEFKRDVLEFLRQPLEDGRVTISRTKQSVEFPAQFTLVASTNPCPCGYFGDPIQPCTCSPRHREQYWAKLSGPLMDRIDLQVAVNRLKPEEITRQTTGEGSEPVRKRVQAARDRARERFKAEPNIRCNAEMQTAQLRKWCPLDDATRTLLEGAIRKLGLSARATDRILKVARTIGDLAGDDQINLSHVAEAIQYRTIDRMQ; from the coding sequence GTGCTTGCTACAGTTTGGAGTGCATCGTTAGTTGGGATTAATGCGGTCAAGGTCGGAGTCGAAATCGATGTCTCGGGGGGAATGCCGGGAATTGTCGTGGTGGGATTGCCCGATACCGCCGTGCAAGAATCTAAGGAACGGGTGAAAGCGGCCCTGAAAAATTCCAGTTACGCCTTCCCCATGCGTCGGATTGTGATTAACTTGACCCCGGCGGATTTACGCAAGGAGGGTCCTTGTTTTGATTTACCGATCGCCATCGGGATTCTCGCCGCCTCAGAACAAGTCAGCGCCCAACTCCTCGGGGATTTTCTCTTCCTCGGTGAACTCTCCCTCGATGGCACCTTACGTCCCGTTGCCGGAGTTCTTCCCATTGCTGCTGCCGCCCAAGAAATGGGCATTACCGCCTTAGTCGTCCCGGAAGGCAATGTGGGGGAAGCAGCAGTGGTGAAAGGGTTACAGGTTTATGGGTGCAAGCATTTGTGCGATGCGATCGCCTTACTGAACAATCCCAGTCAGTATAAACCCACCCAACTCGATGGCAAGGTCCCCTTTGCACCCCATCCCTTCGGCGGTTTAGACTTGCAAGATGTCAAGGGTCAAGCCCATGGACGTCGCGCTTTAGAAATTGCCGCAGCAGGAGGACATAATTTAATCTTTGTCGGTCCTCCGGGTAGCGGGAAAACCATGTTGGCTAAACGGTTACCCGGGATTTTACCGCCTCTGAGTTTTGAAGAAGCCTTAGAAGTTACCCAAATTTATTCCGTGGTGGGGTTACTGAAAAATCGTGGCGCGTTAATTGGCGATCGCCCGTTTCGCAGTCCCCATCACTCCGCCTCCGGTCCCTCTCTCGTCGGCGGTGGTAGCTATCCCAAACCCGGAGAAATTTCCCTCGCTCATCGGGGTATTTTGTTCCTCGATGAACTCACAGAGTTTAAACGCGATGTGCTAGAATTCCTGCGCCAACCCTTAGAAGATGGGCGCGTCACCATTTCTCGCACAAAACAAAGTGTGGAATTCCCCGCCCAATTTACCTTAGTTGCCAGTACCAATCCTTGTCCTTGTGGCTACTTTGGTGACCCGATCCAACCCTGTACCTGTTCCCCCCGTCACCGAGAACAATATTGGGCCAAACTTTCAGGACCCCTGATGGATCGGATTGATTTGCAAGTGGCGGTGAATCGCTTAAAACCGGAAGAAATTACTCGGCAAACCACCGGAGAGGGTTCGGAACCTGTCAGAAAGCGGGTTCAGGCAGCGCGCGATCGCGCCCGAGAACGATTTAAAGCCGAACCGAACATTCGCTGCAATGCGGAAATGCAAACCGCCCAACTCCGCAAATGGTGTCCTCTGGATGATGCCACCCGCACGCTCCTCGAAGGGGCCATCCGTAAACTGGGACTCTCGGCAAGGGCCACCGATCGCATTTTAAAGGTCGCCCGCACCATTGGGGACCTGGCTGGGGATGACCAAATCAATCTCTCCCATGTGGCAGAAGCCATTCAATATAGAACAATTGATAGAATGCAGTAA
- a CDS encoding DUF3887 domain-containing protein → MKTILSLVLLATVAVVDTLPAQAQSFQPLQGVEAIAQATPMVSQAEEFVSLLADGEFNQALQKYDAIARENITSETLETTWQDLVAKSGDFQEIVSTETVPGEEQDVVLLTTRFEQDTVVLFVIFDEEQQINSFTY, encoded by the coding sequence ATGAAAACGATTCTTTCTCTGGTTTTACTCGCCACCGTTGCGGTTGTTGATACTTTACCGGCTCAGGCTCAAAGTTTCCAACCCCTCCAGGGGGTTGAAGCGATTGCTCAAGCCACGCCAATGGTCTCCCAAGCGGAAGAATTTGTCTCTTTACTCGCCGATGGAGAGTTTAACCAGGCTTTACAGAAATACGATGCTATAGCTCGGGAAAATATTACCTCAGAAACTCTGGAAACAACTTGGCAAGATTTAGTAGCTAAATCAGGGGATTTTCAAGAAATTGTTTCTACAGAGACGGTTCCGGGGGAGGAGCAAGATGTGGTTCTGTTAACGACTCGGTTTGAACAGGATACGGTGGTGTTGTTCGTTATTTTTGATGAAGAGCAACAAATTAATAGTTTCACCTATTAA
- the purB gene encoding adenylosuccinate lyase gives MIERYTLPEMGALWTETYKFKTWLEVELAVCDAQAELGYIPASAVEEIKAKANFDPKRILEIEAEVRHDVIAFLTNVNEYVGEAGRYIHLGLTSSDVLDTALALQMVASLDLLLSELETAIAAIRYQAQQHRDTVQIGRSHGIHAEPITFGFKLAGWLAEMLRHRDRLVRVRSSIAVGKISGAVGTYANIEPRIEEIACQKLGLEPDTASTQVISRDRHAEFLQHLALLAASIERFAVEIRNLQRSDVLEVEEYFSKGQKGSSAMPHKRNPIRSERLTGMARIVRGHAGTALENVALWHERDISHSSVERVILPDACILTHFMLREISELVKNLQVYPENMKRNMNVYGGVIFSQRVMLALVEKGMNREAAYKVVQSCAHQAWNQPDGDFHGAIVKDAAVTEKLSPQEIEDCFDPKYQLRHLDTVYQRLNI, from the coding sequence TTGATCGAGCGCTATACCTTGCCCGAAATGGGCGCACTGTGGACTGAGACTTATAAATTTAAAACCTGGCTCGAAGTCGAGCTAGCAGTTTGTGACGCTCAAGCCGAACTGGGTTATATTCCCGCCTCGGCAGTGGAAGAGATTAAAGCCAAGGCTAATTTTGACCCCAAGCGCATCCTCGAAATTGAGGCTGAAGTTCGCCATGATGTGATTGCCTTTTTGACCAATGTGAATGAGTACGTCGGGGAAGCCGGACGGTACATTCATTTGGGATTAACCAGTTCCGATGTGTTGGACACGGCTTTAGCATTGCAGATGGTGGCGAGTCTGGATCTGTTGCTGTCGGAATTGGAAACGGCGATCGCTGCCATTCGCTATCAAGCGCAGCAACACCGGGATACGGTGCAAATCGGGCGATCGCATGGGATTCATGCCGAACCGATTACCTTTGGGTTTAAACTCGCTGGATGGTTAGCCGAAATGTTGCGCCATCGCGATCGCCTCGTGCGGGTGCGATCGTCTATTGCCGTGGGGAAAATCTCCGGTGCCGTGGGAACCTACGCCAACATCGAACCCCGGATTGAAGAGATTGCCTGTCAGAAACTCGGACTCGAACCCGATACCGCCTCCACTCAGGTGATATCGCGCGATCGCCATGCTGAGTTTTTGCAGCATCTAGCTCTCCTGGCGGCTTCTATCGAACGCTTTGCCGTAGAAATTCGCAACCTCCAGCGCAGCGATGTTCTGGAAGTGGAGGAATACTTCTCCAAAGGGCAAAAAGGCTCCTCGGCTATGCCCCATAAGCGTAACCCGATTCGGTCCGAACGCTTAACCGGGATGGCGAGAATTGTGCGGGGTCATGCCGGAACAGCTTTGGAAAATGTGGCACTTTGGCATGAACGGGATATTTCCCACAGTTCTGTTGAACGAGTGATTCTGCCCGATGCTTGCATTTTAACTCACTTTATGTTAAGAGAAATTTCAGAATTGGTGAAAAATCTCCAAGTCTATCCCGAGAACATGAAGCGGAATATGAACGTTTACGGCGGCGTGATTTTCAGTCAGCGCGTGATGCTGGCTTTAGTGGAAAAAGGCATGAATCGGGAAGCGGCGTATAAAGTCGTGCAGTCCTGCGCCCATCAAGCGTGGAATCAACCCGATGGGGACTTTCATGGGGCGATCGTCAAAGATGCCGCCGTCACCGAGAAACTGTCACCGCAGGAAATCGAAGATTGTTTCGATCCGAAATACCAGCTAAGACACCTGGATACGGTTTACCAACGCTTAAACATTTAA
- a CDS encoding endo-1,4-beta-xylanase yields MKLRSFIAYILVMLAIVLAIATTSTATNPEPPRTDSTAESLRLLAAKRDFLIGTAVRPFPLKNEPIYGEVLAREFNIIMPEHHLKFAPVHPERDRYDFSVADEIVNFAQEHDIKVIGHALVWFHALPRWVVEGNFSREELLEILHDHIQTVVGHYRGQIYAWDVVNEPVEADGTFRETIWYKTIGPEYIDLALRWTHEADPDALIYINDYGEGLNSKSDSFYLLAKSLQERGAPLDAIGFQTHIGFLSAKDSQEVAENMKRYAELGLDVMFTEMDVPINQFSGTEEEQLAAQAEMYRDFLNICLEASNCNTMLTWGFTDRYTWLTGFTGGKAPLIFDESYRPKPTYSAMLEELKGS; encoded by the coding sequence ATGAAACTTCGTTCTTTCATCGCATATATTTTGGTGATGCTGGCGATCGTTTTGGCGATCGCCACCACAAGTACCGCGACAAATCCAGAACCCCCCCGCACCGATTCCACAGCAGAATCCCTGCGATTGCTGGCAGCAAAGCGGGACTTTTTAATTGGAACTGCTGTCAGACCCTTCCCCTTAAAAAACGAGCCGATCTATGGAGAGGTCCTGGCCCGTGAATTTAATATCATCATGCCCGAGCATCATCTGAAATTTGCTCCCGTGCATCCAGAGCGCGATCGCTATGATTTTAGCGTAGCCGATGAGATCGTCAATTTTGCTCAAGAACACGATATAAAGGTCATTGGTCATGCACTGGTCTGGTTTCACGCCCTCCCCCGTTGGGTCGTGGAGGGGAATTTTTCCCGGGAAGAACTCCTGGAAATTCTCCATGATCACATTCAGACTGTAGTCGGTCACTATCGAGGTCAAATTTATGCTTGGGATGTGGTTAATGAACCCGTAGAAGCCGATGGGACCTTCAGAGAAACCATCTGGTATAAAACTATTGGACCGGAATATATTGACCTAGCGCTGCGTTGGACTCATGAAGCCGATCCAGATGCCCTCATATATATTAATGACTATGGGGAAGGACTCAACTCTAAATCAGATTCCTTTTATCTGTTAGCAAAATCCCTCCAGGAACGGGGTGCACCCCTAGATGCGATCGGTTTCCAAACCCACATCGGCTTTTTATCTGCAAAAGACTCCCAAGAAGTCGCTGAAAATATGAAGCGCTACGCCGAGTTGGGTTTAGACGTGATGTTTACTGAGATGGATGTTCCGATTAATCAGTTTAGCGGCACCGAAGAGGAGCAATTAGCCGCACAAGCTGAAATGTACCGGGATTTTCTGAATATTTGCCTAGAGGCATCGAACTGTAACACCATGCTGACATGGGGATTTACCGATCGCTATACTTGGTTAACCGGGTTTACTGGAGGGAAAGCCCCATTAATTTTTGACGAGTCCTATCGTCCTAAACCCACCTATTCTGCGATGTTGGAAGAATTGAAAGGGAGTTAA
- a CDS encoding WD40 repeat domain-containing protein encodes MPIFQLDRGERPESLNPLNPYHYGLLAYWVFFRPSVLRSYLYKASPDLYRQSGWSKFRGSFKVPGYRNLYLMATASVMKCLFLLAFTFSLYTLAVNQGHTGSINSVLALSNTQVISASGRDFTGNSSLKVWDLDRGALLQTVPGNRSGINALALLSGDRVISGGGDRAVNIWDIKGGDRLKSLENHSRWIEDLAVTPDQKLAISASADNTLIVWNIESGNKLHILEGHTGPVNSVTLTPDGTQAISGSADGTVKIWNLEQGTLLQTLSGHTTEVKAVTLTPNGEQVISASLDGSVKVWVRSSGTEVQNLTAHPGGVNTIAVTPDGQQVISGGADGTVKVWTLNDGTLQYELTGHQGWINGLAVTPDGQQVVSASSDHTLKVWNLQQGTLVHTLVGHQEWVRSVAVTPDGQRVISGAGDRLPKVWDLTSGEEIPLKAVQRTLFWTTLGFVFGGVFLWMWIVLASALILTCSFMVLGLAGSVLAALVLALLGSFAFTSLFILNDLMRINPPYEQTFGAIVIDTPLLTVGFAIFLGTLWFMAFAIAGRTAVGLFAGVGLILVLAIAIGAFDANVLKAAQIGSRGRFVSVVSRGIEIGVFFNLLVAIGSLRLLFYPIELIAALNPNRRGDGHPVLWDELLVLPLPNSHNALIQQLQRDEKEGLHRIAEVCRNPFQRSVALKALSRYLHSTPNPLHLLYAIARDSDLRAYLWSPVSAEDWRGVPERRQVLLGGLGFQQVNCGSDWLNQVSESWVGVLPWVWRSHRQTPLTRFSALLYQLLNSESVNRSGLDLTPYKQNLLSLRDYPGGVEILESLTTLATLSSLDDLSDLRIALETLRESELAAFYEGEADSRMPVAGVIRPEVLNAIARLGEIGTLISSNSEQPDSVKRLATLARATVALDTLESEAIATWVTPEQGLLQQIIHQWRQLLLRETADAAKIAV; translated from the coding sequence ATGCCCATCTTCCAACTGGATCGGGGTGAACGACCCGAATCCCTCAATCCTTTAAATCCTTATCATTATGGTTTGCTGGCCTACTGGGTATTTTTTCGTCCCAGTGTACTGCGAAGCTATTTGTACAAAGCGTCCCCTGATTTGTATCGACAAAGCGGATGGAGTAAATTCCGGGGGAGTTTTAAGGTCCCGGGATATCGAAATTTGTATCTGATGGCGACTGCCTCGGTGATGAAATGTTTATTCCTACTGGCGTTTACATTTTCCCTCTATACCCTTGCGGTGAATCAAGGTCATACCGGGTCCATTAATTCTGTCTTGGCCCTCTCCAATACCCAAGTAATTTCCGCCTCAGGCAGAGACTTTACGGGAAACAGCAGCTTAAAAGTTTGGGATCTGGATAGAGGTGCATTGTTACAAACCGTACCGGGTAATCGCAGCGGAATTAACGCTTTGGCATTACTCTCGGGAGACCGGGTTATTTCAGGGGGGGGAGACCGCGCAGTTAATATTTGGGACATCAAAGGCGGCGATCGCCTCAAGAGTCTCGAAAACCACAGTCGCTGGATTGAAGATCTGGCGGTCACCCCAGACCAAAAATTAGCAATTTCTGCCTCAGCAGACAATACCCTGATCGTCTGGAATATCGAGTCGGGAAACAAACTGCATATTTTGGAGGGTCACACCGGACCTGTCAACAGTGTAACCCTTACCCCAGACGGAACCCAGGCCATCTCGGGATCGGCAGATGGAACGGTGAAAATTTGGAATCTGGAACAGGGAACTCTCCTGCAAACCTTAAGCGGTCATACCACAGAGGTTAAAGCGGTCACCCTCACCCCCAATGGAGAACAGGTTATTTCGGCCAGTCTGGATGGTTCGGTCAAGGTGTGGGTCCGGTCATCGGGAACTGAAGTGCAGAATTTGACGGCACATCCTGGCGGGGTGAATACCATTGCAGTCACCCCAGACGGACAACAGGTGATTTCTGGGGGTGCCGATGGCACTGTCAAGGTCTGGACCCTAAATGACGGAACCCTCCAGTATGAGTTAACGGGACATCAGGGGTGGATTAATGGATTAGCAGTCACCCCAGACGGACAGCAAGTGGTTTCGGCCTCTTCTGACCATACCCTCAAAGTCTGGAACCTCCAACAAGGAACTTTGGTACATACCCTCGTGGGTCATCAAGAGTGGGTGAGGTCCGTGGCGGTGACCCCGGATGGACAACGGGTCATTTCCGGTGCAGGCGATCGCCTTCCGAAAGTCTGGGATCTCACCTCTGGGGAAGAAATTCCCCTCAAAGCAGTCCAACGTACCCTCTTTTGGACCACCCTCGGGTTTGTGTTTGGAGGAGTTTTCCTGTGGATGTGGATTGTCCTCGCCTCGGCCTTAATTCTCACCTGTAGTTTTATGGTCTTGGGACTGGCCGGTAGTGTGTTGGCGGCCTTGGTACTGGCGCTATTGGGGAGTTTCGCGTTCACGAGTCTGTTTATTTTGAATGATTTGATGAGAATTAATCCCCCTTATGAACAGACATTCGGGGCGATCGTCATTGATACCCCCTTGCTCACCGTTGGGTTTGCCATTTTTCTAGGCACTCTTTGGTTTATGGCCTTTGCTATAGCGGGTCGCACAGCAGTGGGACTGTTTGCCGGTGTGGGGTTGATTCTAGTGCTGGCAATAGCGATCGGTGCATTTGATGCAAATGTCCTCAAAGCGGCTCAAATTGGCTCCCGAGGTCGGTTTGTATCGGTCGTTTCCCGAGGGATTGAAATCGGAGTTTTCTTCAACTTGTTGGTGGCGATCGGGTCCTTGCGCCTCTTGTTTTACCCGATTGAGTTGATTGCTGCACTCAACCCTAATCGACGCGGCGATGGACATCCCGTCCTCTGGGATGAGTTGCTGGTATTGCCCCTGCCAAACAGTCATAACGCTTTGATACAGCAGTTGCAACGGGATGAAAAGGAAGGGTTGCACCGGATCGCGGAAGTTTGCCGCAACCCCTTTCAGCGTTCGGTTGCCTTGAAGGCTTTATCTCGATATTTACATTCGACCCCGAACCCCCTACATCTGCTGTATGCGATCGCCCGCGACTCGGATTTAAGGGCCTATCTCTGGTCCCCCGTCAGTGCTGAAGATTGGCGAGGAGTCCCGGAACGCCGCCAAGTGTTATTGGGAGGACTGGGGTTTCAACAGGTCAACTGTGGTAGTGATTGGTTGAATCAGGTTTCCGAAAGTTGGGTGGGGGTTCTACCTTGGGTCTGGCGATCGCATCGTCAAACCCCCTTAACTCGGTTCTCGGCCCTACTGTACCAGTTGCTCAATTCCGAGTCCGTGAATCGGTCTGGGTTGGATTTGACCCCTTATAAACAGAACCTCTTGAGTCTCAGAGACTATCCGGGGGGTGTGGAAATTCTCGAATCCTTGACAACCTTGGCCACATTATCATCTTTGGATGACCTTTCCGACCTCCGGATTGCCTTAGAGACTCTCCGAGAATCGGAACTGGCTGCTTTCTATGAGGGGGAAGCAGACTCGCGGATGCCGGTAGCTGGGGTGATTCGACCGGAGGTCCTGAATGCGATCGCCCGTCTCGGAGAAATCGGGACCTTAATCTCTAGCAATTCTGAACAGCCGGACTCGGTAAAACGATTAGCGACCTTAGCCAGAGCAACTGTGGCCCTGGATACTCTGGAGTCCGAGGCGATCGCCACCTGGGTCACTCCAGAACAGGGGCTGTTACAGCAGATTATCCACCAGTGGCGACAGTTGTTACTTAGAGAAACAGCGGATGCTGCCAAAATAGCTGTTTAA
- a CDS encoding M15 family metallopeptidase, with protein sequence MKINYILLFSVALGLVITIGSWQRAESVRIFDGLKSGEWGPQSPAVVVQRTPAIPQFEGENLVDIQEINPDITLDIRYATANNFLNVQLYSVPRCLLRTSVAQKLSLVQEQLQPMGLGLKIFDCYRPLSVTRKMWEALPDPRYVANPARGSRHNRGAAVDLTLIDAWGNELEMPTDFDDFSDRAARDYQGTDVSNQARQNSQLLERVMTQQGFISLITEWWHFDAENWQDYPLLDISLEEINEG encoded by the coding sequence ATGAAAATTAATTACATCCTTTTATTCTCAGTTGCTTTAGGGTTAGTCATCACCATCGGATCCTGGCAACGGGCGGAATCAGTTCGGATTTTCGACGGATTGAAGTCGGGAGAATGGGGACCGCAGAGTCCAGCAGTTGTCGTCCAGAGAACTCCAGCTATACCTCAGTTCGAGGGAGAGAACTTGGTCGATATCCAAGAAATTAATCCAGACATTACCCTTGATATTCGCTATGCCACGGCCAATAATTTCTTGAATGTTCAACTCTACTCTGTTCCTCGATGTCTTTTGCGAACTAGCGTCGCCCAAAAGTTATCCCTCGTTCAAGAGCAATTGCAACCAATGGGACTGGGGTTAAAAATATTTGATTGTTATAGACCCCTATCGGTAACCCGGAAAATGTGGGAAGCATTGCCGGATCCCCGTTATGTTGCTAATCCGGCAAGGGGGTCGCGCCATAATCGCGGTGCAGCGGTCGATTTAACCCTGATTGATGCTTGGGGAAACGAATTAGAAATGCCGACGGACTTTGATGATTTTAGCGATCGCGCCGCCCGAGATTATCAAGGAACCGATGTCAGCAACCAAGCCCGCCAAAATAGTCAATTACTCGAAAGAGTGATGACTCAACAGGGTTTTATTTCCTTGATTACCGAATGGTGGCATTTTGATGCAGAAAACTGGCAAGACTATCCCCTTTTGGATATTTCTTTAGAGGAAATCAATGAGGGTTAG
- a CDS encoding SH3 domain-containing protein, whose amino-acid sequence MQGKTPFIIALAVGAIAAALGGAYFASQSPQSPQSPPPVTQTPNQSPQSPPSPQSPQSPQSPQSPQSPQSPQSPPSPQSPQSSPSPTPEPIMITPSQGNCKITAAIVSDPNPPANVRSSPEVTATNLLGTLSNGTYLTVTEEQNGWFKINNPVEGWVAKSITESSCSEITERINFPPNGTSARVKGRIIGGGSHEYLLKASAGQTLTLSVSEGALPFVFIPNDPNRQTELTGGGHYTGLQNWSGTLPTTGDYFLVLDSNFRGFTYDFLVEVK is encoded by the coding sequence ATGCAAGGGAAAACACCATTTATCATTGCATTGGCTGTAGGCGCGATCGCCGCCGCACTCGGAGGTGCCTATTTCGCCTCCCAATCTCCCCAATCTCCCCAATCTCCCCCTCCAGTCACTCAAACCCCCAACCAATCTCCCCAATCCCCCCCATCTCCCCAATCTCCCCAATCTCCCCAATCTCCCCAATCTCCCCAATCTCCCCAATCTCCCCAATCCCCCCCATCTCCCCAATCTCCCCAATCTTCCCCATCTCCTACTCCAGAACCGATTATGATTACTCCTTCCCAAGGCAATTGCAAAATTACCGCTGCCATTGTCTCCGATCCCAACCCGCCAGCTAACGTTCGTTCCAGTCCAGAAGTGACCGCCACGAATCTTTTAGGGACACTGAGTAATGGAACTTATCTCACTGTTACGGAAGAACAAAATGGCTGGTTTAAAATCAATAATCCGGTGGAGGGTTGGGTTGCCAAAAGTATCACCGAAAGTTCTTGTTCTGAAATTACAGAACGGATTAATTTTCCCCCCAATGGCACTTCTGCGCGAGTCAAAGGGCGGATTATTGGCGGCGGAAGTCATGAATATCTGCTCAAGGCATCTGCCGGTCAAACCTTGACCCTCTCAGTTTCCGAAGGCGCGTTGCCATTTGTCTTTATCCCCAATGACCCCAATCGGCAAACTGAACTCACCGGGGGGGGTCACTATACGGGCCTCCAAAATTGGAGTGGGACTCTCCCCACAACTGGGGACTATTTTCTGGTTTTAGACTCCAATTTCCGAGGGTTTACCTATGATTTTCTCGTCGAAGTCAAGTAA
- a CDS encoding Crp/Fnr family transcriptional regulator yields the protein MLTSVDRLLFVRAVPIFKELRDDFLVRLASVMDELSFPAKHTIFTEGQEGRSLYIVVSGKVRVHIGNRDLAKLEQGTCFGEMSLFDAEPRSASVTTLESCECLVLTQQQLYDAIDETPGIAINIIRLLSRRIRELNRVNAQTAAQSQPSGSDLRSAGTNVPG from the coding sequence ATGCTCACCAGTGTTGACCGATTATTATTTGTCAGGGCCGTTCCGATTTTTAAGGAACTTCGGGATGACTTTCTCGTGCGTCTGGCTTCCGTGATGGATGAGCTATCTTTCCCGGCAAAGCATACCATCTTCACCGAAGGTCAGGAGGGGCGATCGCTCTATATCGTCGTTTCTGGCAAGGTCCGCGTTCACATTGGCAATCGAGACCTGGCTAAACTAGAACAGGGGACCTGTTTTGGGGAAATGTCTTTGTTCGATGCTGAACCCCGTTCAGCTTCTGTCACGACCCTCGAATCGTGCGAGTGTCTGGTATTGACTCAGCAGCAACTCTACGATGCCATTGATGAAACCCCCGGAATTGCCATCAATATCATCCGTCTGCTCTCTCGTCGGATCCGCGAACTAAATCGGGTCAACGCTCAAACGGCGGCACAATCACAGCCATCGGGAAGCGACTTACGCAGTGCGGGAACGAATGTGCCAGGATAG